A stretch of Planococcus citri chromosome 5, ihPlaCitr1.1, whole genome shotgun sequence DNA encodes these proteins:
- the LOC135847946 gene encoding UDP-glucosyltransferase 2-like isoform X2 codes for MKSLIDAGHDVTVVTSFPDQAMQENYTSVIDTSKDEIIHLSQPFTTVFARNAFTILGSAMNTEKSFCYKMMKLPEIQFALNSNEKLYDVIFVEIMLLYKCFLPIAAKLNIPVIGTETFKQKINADNSIGNPNHPGYIYFEGVPNKWDKETFLGRFNNVWNYIDVTLYHYLYVIPCLKKFHQDHSQLLAPISKYMHMEPDLIFFNNHPSILSRPLVPNAIEIGGIHTKQVKPLPKNIKKFIDEAAQGVILFSMGSLVKAATMPLETANAFREAFAEIPQRVIWKYEGQMENVSDNVMLLDWLPQRDILEEKNVKVFISHCGQGGINEAIYSATPIISCAVFGDQLTNADILEKMEVAVQLDITNVSKKDILTAVNTIINDTRYRNNMEKLSKIFKDRPMTPQQSVVYWTEYIIRHNRAPHLKTASLQLNWFQYFLLDVILYFIVLVLFTITCLIHYTLKLILRHLHSCYKSIHNSHSFLCKRNIKNKKQ; via the exons ATGAAAAGTCTCATCGACGCTGGTCACGATGTCACCGTAGTAACCTCTTTTCCTGACCAAGCAATGCAGGAAAATTACACATCAGTCATTGATACTTCGAAAGACGAAATCATACATCTCAGCCAACCCTTCACCACTGTATTTGCACGAAATGCCTTCACAATTCTAGGAAGTGCAATGAACACCGAGAAGTCATTTTGTTACAAGATGatgaaattaccagaaattcag TTTGCATTAAATTCCAACGAGAAATTATACGACGTTATATTTGTCGAGATAATGCTGCTGTATAAATGCTTCTTACCCATAGCTGCCAAACTAAATATTCCTGTGATAGGAACGGAAACATTCAAACAGAAGATCAATGCTGATAATTCCATTGGTAATCCGAATCATCCGGGGTATATTTATTTCGAAGGAGTACCCAATAAATGggataaagaaacttttttggGACGTTTTAATAACGTGTGGAATTACATCGACGTAACTTTATATCATTATTTATACGTGATtccttgtttaaaaaaattccaccaagaTCATTCGCAACTACTCGCTCCCATAAGTAAATACATGCATATGGAAccggatttaatttttttcaataaccaTCCCTCGATATTATCCAGACCCTTGGTTCCAAATGCCATTGAAATTGGAGGTATACACACGAAGCAAGTCAAACCTCTACCTAAA aatatcaaaaaattcattgacGAAGCTGCGCAAGGAGTTATTCTATTTTCAATGGGTTCATTAGTTAAAGCAGCTACGATGCCTCTTGAAACAGCAAATGCTTTCAGAGAAGCATTCGCAGAGATCCCTCAAAGAGTGATTTGGAAGTACGAAGGTCAAATGGAAAATGTATCTGATAATGTAATGCTGTTGGATTGGTTGCCTCAAAGGGATATTTTAG aagaaaaaaatgtcaaggtaTTCATCAGTCATTGTGGACAAGGAGGCATCAACGAAGCCATTTATTCTGCCACTCCAATCATTAGTTGCGCAGTATTCGGCGATCAATTGACCAACGCCGATATTCTGGAGAAAATGGAAGTAGCAGTCCAGCTCGATATAACCAATGTATCCAAAAAAGACATTCTAACAGCAGTAAATACAATCATCAACGACACAAG GTATCGCAACAATAtggaaaaattatctaaaatatTCAAAGATCGTCCAATGACACCACAACAAAGCGTCGTATATTGGACCGAATATATCATCAGGCATAACAGAGCTCCTCATTTGAAAACTGCGTCTTTACAGTTGAACTGGTTCCAGTATTTCTTATTAGAtgtaatattatattttattgttttagttttgttcaCAATTACCTGTCTTATACATTATACTCTCAAGTTAATCTTACGTCACCTTCACTCTTGTTATAAGTCTATACATAATTCCCATTCATTTCTATGTAAacgaaacatcaaaaataaaaaacaatga
- the LOC135847946 gene encoding UDP-glucosyltransferase 2-like isoform X1 translates to MEISTGYIYYFLIVQIYFARGYKILGIFPFPAKSHFTFNNAIMKSLIDAGHDVTVVTSFPDQAMQENYTSVIDTSKDEIIHLSQPFTTVFARNAFTILGSAMNTEKSFCYKMMKLPEIQFALNSNEKLYDVIFVEIMLLYKCFLPIAAKLNIPVIGTETFKQKINADNSIGNPNHPGYIYFEGVPNKWDKETFLGRFNNVWNYIDVTLYHYLYVIPCLKKFHQDHSQLLAPISKYMHMEPDLIFFNNHPSILSRPLVPNAIEIGGIHTKQVKPLPKNIKKFIDEAAQGVILFSMGSLVKAATMPLETANAFREAFAEIPQRVIWKYEGQMENVSDNVMLLDWLPQRDILEEKNVKVFISHCGQGGINEAIYSATPIISCAVFGDQLTNADILEKMEVAVQLDITNVSKKDILTAVNTIINDTRYRNNMEKLSKIFKDRPMTPQQSVVYWTEYIIRHNRAPHLKTASLQLNWFQYFLLDVILYFIVLVLFTITCLIHYTLKLILRHLHSCYKSIHNSHSFLCKRNIKNKKQ, encoded by the exons atggaaatttcaacaggTTAT ATTTATTACTTTTTGATCGTTCAAATATACTTTGCTCGAGGATATAAGATATTGGGTATATTTCCATTCCCAGCCAAAAGTCACTTCACCTTCAACAATGCCATAATGAAAAGTCTCATCGACGCTGGTCACGATGTCACCGTAGTAACCTCTTTTCCTGACCAAGCAATGCAGGAAAATTACACATCAGTCATTGATACTTCGAAAGACGAAATCATACATCTCAGCCAACCCTTCACCACTGTATTTGCACGAAATGCCTTCACAATTCTAGGAAGTGCAATGAACACCGAGAAGTCATTTTGTTACAAGATGatgaaattaccagaaattcag TTTGCATTAAATTCCAACGAGAAATTATACGACGTTATATTTGTCGAGATAATGCTGCTGTATAAATGCTTCTTACCCATAGCTGCCAAACTAAATATTCCTGTGATAGGAACGGAAACATTCAAACAGAAGATCAATGCTGATAATTCCATTGGTAATCCGAATCATCCGGGGTATATTTATTTCGAAGGAGTACCCAATAAATGggataaagaaacttttttggGACGTTTTAATAACGTGTGGAATTACATCGACGTAACTTTATATCATTATTTATACGTGATtccttgtttaaaaaaattccaccaagaTCATTCGCAACTACTCGCTCCCATAAGTAAATACATGCATATGGAAccggatttaatttttttcaataaccaTCCCTCGATATTATCCAGACCCTTGGTTCCAAATGCCATTGAAATTGGAGGTATACACACGAAGCAAGTCAAACCTCTACCTAAA aatatcaaaaaattcattgacGAAGCTGCGCAAGGAGTTATTCTATTTTCAATGGGTTCATTAGTTAAAGCAGCTACGATGCCTCTTGAAACAGCAAATGCTTTCAGAGAAGCATTCGCAGAGATCCCTCAAAGAGTGATTTGGAAGTACGAAGGTCAAATGGAAAATGTATCTGATAATGTAATGCTGTTGGATTGGTTGCCTCAAAGGGATATTTTAG aagaaaaaaatgtcaaggtaTTCATCAGTCATTGTGGACAAGGAGGCATCAACGAAGCCATTTATTCTGCCACTCCAATCATTAGTTGCGCAGTATTCGGCGATCAATTGACCAACGCCGATATTCTGGAGAAAATGGAAGTAGCAGTCCAGCTCGATATAACCAATGTATCCAAAAAAGACATTCTAACAGCAGTAAATACAATCATCAACGACACAAG GTATCGCAACAATAtggaaaaattatctaaaatatTCAAAGATCGTCCAATGACACCACAACAAAGCGTCGTATATTGGACCGAATATATCATCAGGCATAACAGAGCTCCTCATTTGAAAACTGCGTCTTTACAGTTGAACTGGTTCCAGTATTTCTTATTAGAtgtaatattatattttattgttttagttttgttcaCAATTACCTGTCTTATACATTATACTCTCAAGTTAATCTTACGTCACCTTCACTCTTGTTATAAGTCTATACATAATTCCCATTCATTTCTATGTAAacgaaacatcaaaaataaaaaacaatga